One bacterium genomic region harbors:
- a CDS encoding FAD-binding oxidoreductase, with protein MKSKYDVVVIGAGCIGASVAAHLGELGCNNVLVLEKEKMIGTGSTAKCAGGVRAQFSTPVNIHMSHYSIQEFEKLDKEFGIQFVQCGYLFVVKTEEQKNRYLKNMEMQKSYGVDVRFVTKDEIAKLAPNYGLDNVLGGTFGAKDGLIDPYMLVDCYFKKSRKMNIEFETEAPCTGFKNSSGKVTHVVTPKGEIACDYVVNAAGPYAQAIGNMLDIKIPVDPLRRMITTTGELDFITDKFPMVVDVTSGMYMHKEGNGLLIGLANNDEKPGFDESIDNNFLDTMLMTALEVMPCLENAEIKTKYPGTWGGLYETTPDHHSILGQVAPYKNFFLAGGFSGHGLMHAPAAGRAIAELLVKGKCEFMDIHPLRFTRFAENDLVHEKNVI; from the coding sequence ATGAAATCGAAATATGATGTGGTGGTGATTGGCGCCGGTTGTATCGGGGCTAGCGTAGCGGCTCACTTGGGTGAATTGGGTTGCAATAATGTATTAGTGTTAGAAAAAGAAAAAATGATCGGTACAGGCTCAACGGCGAAGTGTGCTGGCGGCGTACGAGCACAATTTTCTACTCCGGTCAATATTCATATGAGCCATTATAGTATTCAGGAATTTGAAAAACTGGACAAAGAATTCGGGATTCAATTCGTTCAATGCGGTTATTTATTTGTCGTTAAAACTGAAGAACAAAAAAACCGTTATCTCAAAAACATGGAAATGCAAAAGAGTTACGGCGTTGACGTTCGGTTTGTCACTAAAGATGAGATAGCTAAATTGGCTCCCAATTACGGACTGGACAACGTATTAGGTGGTACCTTTGGCGCGAAAGACGGGCTAATCGATCCTTACATGCTGGTCGACTGCTATTTTAAGAAATCCCGAAAGATGAACATTGAATTTGAAACCGAAGCGCCTTGCACCGGTTTTAAAAACTCATCCGGGAAAGTTACACATGTTGTGACTCCCAAAGGTGAAATTGCCTGTGATTATGTGGTCAATGCCGCCGGACCTTATGCTCAGGCTATCGGGAATATGCTGGATATTAAGATCCCGGTCGATCCTTTGCGGCGAATGATTACCACAACCGGCGAATTGGATTTTATTACTGACAAATTTCCAATGGTTGTCGACGTGACTTCGGGTATGTACATGCACAAAGAAGGTAACGGACTTTTGATTGGCTTGGCCAACAATGATGAAAAGCCCGGGTTCGACGAAAGTATCGATAACAACTTTCTCGATACCATGCTGATGACGGCTCTTGAGGTGATGCCCTGTCTTGAAAATGCCGAGATCAAAACCAAATATCCTGGTACGTGGGGCGGGTTGTATGAAACAACGCCTGATCATCATAGTATTCTTGGCCAAGTGGCGCCGTACAAAAACTTTTTCCTGGCGGGCGGATTCAGCGGTCATGGTCTCATGCATGCACCGGCTGCCGGCCGGGCCATCGCCGAGCTTTTGGTAAAAGGAAAGTGTGAATTCATGGATATCCATCCATTGCGATTCACGCGATTTGCTGAAAACGACCTGGTTCACGAAAAAAATGTAATTTGA
- a CDS encoding bifunctional oligoribonuclease/PAP phosphatase NrnA: protein MFKKIERIVKQSKTFVLTTHVNPDGDGLGSEIGLATFLKMKKKKVRIINTSEVPKQYQFLNSGKEIETYDAARHDRFIREADVIFVLDISVSKRLDRMQPVVMESPAKRICIDHHLDNDGLGHFNCVDEKSPATAELIYNFIKFFKGKPNLKIAQALYTSLITDTGGFRFNATRPTTHLIAAELLKLGVKPNDIYSNVFEQGNSNVMKLLGRMLERVKPECGGQMNWTYLNEQDFRVTNTHRSDTEGFVDYTLKLEGSMMGVFFYETPEGHTKISLRSKGKIDIQKFARQFGGGGHMHASGITLKTPFQSTMKDMIAKMIDYYNKNYSKKSKQVA from the coding sequence ATGTTTAAAAAAATCGAACGCATCGTCAAGCAGTCGAAGACGTTCGTCCTCACCACCCACGTCAATCCGGATGGCGACGGCCTTGGCAGTGAAATCGGCCTGGCGACGTTTTTGAAAATGAAAAAGAAAAAAGTCCGCATTATCAATACCAGCGAAGTTCCCAAACAATACCAGTTCCTTAATTCAGGGAAAGAAATCGAAACGTACGATGCGGCACGGCACGACCGGTTCATTCGGGAAGCCGACGTGATATTTGTTTTGGATATCAGCGTATCCAAGCGGTTGGATCGTATGCAGCCGGTTGTCATGGAATCGCCGGCTAAACGCATTTGCATCGATCATCATCTCGACAATGACGGCCTCGGTCATTTTAACTGCGTCGACGAAAAATCGCCTGCAACAGCTGAGTTGATCTATAACTTCATCAAGTTTTTCAAAGGTAAGCCGAACCTTAAAATTGCCCAAGCACTGTACACCTCCCTCATCACCGACACCGGCGGTTTTCGTTTCAATGCAACGCGCCCCACGACTCACCTGATTGCAGCGGAATTATTGAAACTTGGCGTCAAGCCGAATGACATTTATTCCAACGTGTTCGAACAAGGCAATTCCAATGTCATGAAATTACTCGGACGAATGCTGGAACGGGTTAAACCGGAATGCGGCGGTCAAATGAATTGGACGTATCTCAACGAACAGGATTTCAGAGTAACAAATACACACCGCAGCGATACCGAGGGTTTTGTCGATTACACATTAAAACTCGAGGGATCCATGATGGGAGTATTCTTTTACGAAACACCCGAGGGTCATACTAAAATCAGTTTGCGTTCCAAAGGTAAAATTGATATACAGAAATTTGCGCGCCAGTTTGGCGGTGGCGGCCATATGCATGCTTCGGGTATTACTCTGAAAACTCCTTTTCAATCGACCATGAAAGACATGATCGCCAAAATGATCGACTATTATAACAAAAATTATTCTAAGAAATCGAAACAAGTTGCCTGA